A single region of the Maylandia zebra isolate NMK-2024a linkage group LG17, Mzebra_GT3a, whole genome shotgun sequence genome encodes:
- the slco1d1 gene encoding solute carrier organic anion transporter family, member 1D1: MSVESKKTREACCSKLKLFLASLAFVYFAKAFAGAYMKSSITQIERRFDIPSSLIGVIDGSFEMGNLLIIAFVSYFGAKLHRPRLIGIGCLIMAVGSFLVALPHFFQGLYKYETSVSHKAAVNSTETILPCLSNHSMTDADDTLDAETKLECEKAAGSPMWIYVFLGNMLRGIGETPVMPLGISYLDDFSREENTPFYLACIHTVGILGPMFGFMLGSFLSKIYVDTGFVNLDTITITYKDSRWVGAWWLGFIVTGTVVLLSSIPFFFLPKSLPKQGQEQEEIQSKSTELATKTEQEQFLPEETQEKVKFQEMAKDFIPSLKRLFRNRIYSLIILASLVTVNGFIGLITFKPKYIEQVYGQSATKAIFLIGILNLPAVALGFITGGFLLKRFKLGIVGAARVSVSASLGSFCLLAVQIFVQCENAEVAGLSMSYQRVPQVSYNPQTLLSQCNGHCFCSVKHWDPVCAYNGMTYASPCLAGCQTSTGMGKEMVFHNCTCINEAGLAANASAVLGQCPRKDDCDIKFKIYMALSVIGSYISACGGTPGYIVLLRSIQPDLKSLALGMQTLIVRTLGGIPPPIYFGALIDRTCLKWGTKHCGGRGACRLYNANAFRLTYLGMITGLYFLANTVWGYLYYSIVKRQKKIALKNQSKENGQESNAVTNGHANINIADIDDMGTECTI, from the exons ATGAGCGTAGAATCCAAGAAAACACGTGAGGCATGCTGCTCCAAGCTTAAG CTCTTCCTGGCCTCCCTGGCATTTGTATATTTTGCCAAAGCCTTTGCTGGAGCTTACATGAAGAGCTCCATCACACAGATTGAAAGACGGTTTGATATCCCAAGCTCCCTGATTGGTGTTATAGATGGCAGCTTCGAAATGG GCAACCTGCTCATCATCGCCTTTGTGAGCTACTTTGGTGCCAAGCTCCATCGTCCCAGACTGATTGGAATTGGTTGTCTGATCATGGCTGTGGGATCCTTCCTTGTAGCCCTGCCTCACTTCTTCCAGGGACT GTATAAATATGAGACCAGTGTGTCTCACAAAGCTGCTGTCAACAGCACTGAGACCATCCTGCCCTGTCTGTCCAACCACAGCATGACTGATGCAGATGACACACTTGATGCAGAGACCAAATTAG AGTGTGAAAAGGCTGCTGGTTCACCCATGTGGATCTATGTATTCTTGGGAAACATGCTGCGAGGAATTGGAGAGACTCCCGTCATGCCACTGGGAATTTCCTATCTGGATGACTTCTCCAGAGAAGAGAACACCCCTTTTTATTTGG CCTGCATCCATACAGTAGGAATCTTGGGACCTATGTTTGGCTTCATGCTTGGGTCCTTCCTTTCCAAGATTTATGTGGACACTGGATTTGTGAATTTAG acaccatcaccatcacctATAAGGACTCCCGCTGGGTGGGAGCCTGGTGGCTGGGCTTCATAGTGACTGGCACAGTGGTTCTACTGTCTAGTAtcccattttttttccttccaaagTCTTTACCCAAGCAAGGGCAAGAGCAAGAGGAAATTCAAAGCAAAAGCACAGAGCTTGCAACAAAGACCGAGCAGGAACAATTCCTGCCAGAGGAAACCCAGGAGAAAGTCAAATTTCAGGAAATGGCTAAAG ATTTCATTCCATCTCTGAAGCGACTCTTCAGAAACAGAATCTACTCGCTGATTATCCTTGCCTCCCTCGTGACTGTCAACGGCTTTATTGGCCTGATCACCTTCAAGCCAAAGTACATAGAGCAAGTCTACGGCCAGTCAGCCACCAAAGCCATTTTCCTCATAG GTATATTGAACCTGCCAGCGGTAGCTCTGGGTTTCATCACTGGAGGTTTTTTGCTGAAGCGTTTCAAGTTGGGTATTGTTGGAGCAGCCAGGGTGTCAGTTAGTGCTTCTTTGGGGTCATTTTGCCTGCTTGCCGTTCAGATTTTCGTCCAGTGTGAAAATGCAGAGGTGGCTGGTCTCAGCATGTCATATCAGAG AGTCCCTCAAGTGTCCTACAACCCACAGACTTTGCTGTCTCAGTGCAATGGACATTGCTTCTGCTCAGTGAAGCACTGGGACCCGGTCTGTGCATACAACGGCATGACTTATGCCTCACCCTGCCTGGCCGGCTGCCAGACCTCCACCGGAATGGGCAAAGAAATG GTGTTTCATAACTGCACCTGCATTAATGAGGCAGGACTAGCTGCAAACGCATCTGCAGTGCTGGGCCAGTGTCCCAGGAAGGATGATTGTGACATAAAATTTAAAATCTACATGGCGTTGTCTGTAATTGGGTCCTACATTTCTGCCTGTGGAGGAACGCCAGGATACATTGTTCTGCTCAG GTCTATACAACCAGACTTGAAGTCGCTGGCTTTGGGTATGCAGACACTGATCGTAAGAACTCTGG GTGGCATCCCTCCACCTATATATTTTGGAGCACTGATTGACCGAACCTGTTTGAAGTGGGGTACGAAGCATTGCGGTGGCCGTGGAGCATGCAGACTCTATAATGCTAATGCGTTTAG ACTTACATACCTAGGAATGATTACTGGACTCTACTTCTTGGCCAACACAGTGTGGGGCTACCTCTACTACAGCATTGTCAAGCGACAGAAGAAAATAGCACTGAAGAATCAGTCCAAAGAAAATGGACAGGAGAGTAATGCAGTGACCAATGGACATGCCAATatcaacattgcagacatagacgACATGGGCACGGAGTGCACTATTTAA